AATCCTTTGCCTTGGGTTACCGGCGTCTGGAATGGAAGTGCAACAACGGCAATGCCCGTTCCAAGTATGCGGCGGAGCGGTTGGGGTTCAGTTTTGAAGGGGTGTTCCGCCAGCACATGGTGGTCAAGGGACAGAACCGTGACACGGCGTGGTATTCGATTCTGGATTCGGAGTGGCCGGCGATTGGCGCGGGGTTCGAGCGGTGGCTGTCCGATGAGAACCAGACGGAATCGGGGCAGGTGAAAACCCTGGTGGAGTGCCGCACCAGATGATCGTTCCCACGCTCCTGCGTGGGAATGCAGCCACGGATGCTCTGCGTTCGATCCGGAAGGCGACGCAGAGCGTCGCGGGATGCGTTCCTTTGCTGCGCGTGGGAATGATCTTTCAAACCAGTTTCTGGGCGAGCACTGCAATATGCTCCGGCCCGATCCCGCAGCAACCGCCCAAATGGCTGGCCCCACGCTTCTGCCAATCGGCCGCCCATTGCAGATAACCCGGCGGGTCGAGATCGTCGCGCAACGGGTCCAGCCCGTCATTGGCCGTGGCCTCTTTCGGCTGCGGCGGGAAGGCATTGGCGTATGCGCCGATGTGAATCTTCACACCCAAGCGTTCGAAGGTTTCCCGCGCCGCATCAATCGCCACGCCGATCACTTCCGGCTGGCTGCAGTTGAACAGCAATGTCTCGACGCCCAACTCAGCCGCCACCGCGGCAGCCTCAGCCACCGGCTCACCGGAACGCAGACGCGGCACTTCGTCGGTGTCTTCATCCTTCAGGGTAAACGACAGCCAGAGCGGCTTGCCGTCCTTCGGCAGCCCGGCATGGATCGCCCGTGCCTCGATAATCGAGCTCTGGGTTTCGGCCAGCCACAGGTCGACATGAGGCGCCAGGCCATTGACCAGAGGCGTCAGCAGTTCAGTCACCCGCGCAGCATCGAACAGGTCCGGGCGATAGGAGCCGAACAACGGTGGCAATGAACCGGCCACGCGCACCGGTTTGCCCGCCGCATCGACTGCACGACGGGCCAGCTCACCGGCCAATGCCGCGAGCGCCTGGCCCTCAGCGGCAAAACGCTCTTCGCCAATATGGAACGGCACCACCGCATAACTGTTGCTGGTGATCACGTTGGCACCGCTTTCGATGTAAGCCGCATGCACGGCCTCCACGGCTTGCGGCGCTTCGCTCAAAGCTAGCGCGGACCATTCAGGTTGCCTGAACGGCGCCCCTCGGCGTTGCAGCTCACGACCCATGCCGCCATCCAGAATTACCGTGCTGCCTGCGCCCATATGCTTTTCACTCATAAGCTTATGAAAATAACTCACTATCAGAGTCGTTCTTATAACTATTTAATACGCACCACCCGGTTAATAACAACCTCTTTTTTTTTCAGGGATCAACTGTGAAATTTCAACCACTGCTGGCCCTGGGCCTGACGATTTTGGCTGCCTCTACCCAAGCCTTTGCGGGCGCCACTCTGGATCGCATCGAGAAAAAGAAAGAACTGGTGGGTGTGTTGATGGAAAGCTATCCGCCCTTCTCATTCCTCAACGATCAAAACCAGCTCGACGGTTTCGACGTCGACGTGGCCAAGGCCGTGGCGGACAAACTGGGCGTCAAGCTGCGCCTTGAAACACCTTCTTGGGATGTGATCGCTGCCGGTCGCTGGAGCGGGCGTTATGACATCTGCATCTGCTCCATGACCCCGAGCAAAGCCCGCGCCGAAGTCTTCGACTTCCCGGTCGAGTACTACGCCTCCCCTGCTGTAATCGTGGTCAACGCCAAGGACAACAGCATTCACAGCGCCAAGGACCTGAGCGGCAAAAAAGTCGGCCTCACCAGCGCCTCCAGTTATGAAAGCTACCTGAACAAAAACCTGGTGATCGAAGGTGCCGAAGATACCCAACTGCAGTACCCGTTCGAGAATGTGCAGATCGCCCCGTATGACACCGACAACGTCGCGTTCCAGGATTTGGGCCTGGGCGCTGGCGTGCGTCTGGACGCGATCCTCACGAACCTGGTGACCGCGCAACCACGCCTGAACGAAGACAAACGCTTCAAACTCGCCGGTGACCCGCTGTACTCGGAGCCAAACTCGGTGGCCATCGAAAAAGGCGACGCCCAGTGGGACGCCAAAGTACGTGATGTGTTTGCCCAGTTGAAACAGGACGGCACCTTGAGCAAGCTGTCGCAAAAATGGATCGGCGCCGACATCAGCAAATGACTTCTTTCCCCAAACCACCTCAGCCGCCGCAACCGGTGGCTGAGTCATTACTGCAACGGGTCTTCGGTTTCCGCACACGGCTGTACCTGACCTGGGCGGCGATGTTCGGCTTGTTCGCGAGTTTCTTCCTGAGCTTCGACCTGAAGTTCTCGATCATCCTCGACAAACTGCCGAACCTGATCGGCCTGCACCTGGCGCCCAACGGCTTTCTACAAGGCGCGGCGCTGACGTTGTTCTTGTGCCTGTGCTCGATCGTGACGTCTTCGCTGTTGGGCTTCATCACGGCTTTGGCACGGCTGTCGAAAAGCGCGGTGGCGTTCGGTATTGCGAGCTTCTATGCCTCGTTCTTTCGCGGCACACCGCTGCTGATTCAGATTCTGCTGATTTACCTCGGCTTGCCACAACTCGGCATCGTGCCCGGCGCCATCGCCGCTGGCATCATCGCCCTGTCACTGAACTACGGCGCCTACCTGAGCGAAATCTTCCGCGCCGGCATCCTCGGCGTCCCCCATGGCCAACGCGAAGCATCATTGGCCCTGGGCATGCGCGAAACCGTGATCTTCTGGCGCGTCACCCTGCCCCAAGCCATGCGCACCATCATCCCGCCCACCACCAACCAGTTCATCTCCATGCTCAAGGACTCGTCACTGATTTCGGTGATGGGGGTTTGGGAAGTGATGTTCCTGGCGCAGTCGTATGGGCGCTCGAGCTATCGCTATATCGAAATGCTGACGACGGCGGCGGTGATTTATTGGGTGATGTCGATTGGGCTGGAGCTGATTCAGGCGCGGATGGAGCGGCATTATGGGAAGGCGTATTTGAGCCGTAGTTAGCGAAAGGAAGATGAGTTTCCGAGGTGCGATAGCCGACCGTTTCTCGATTTGTTGTAAGAAAAAGCGTCTGTCCGAACGGATAAAAACAACCTTCCTCAGGAGGCTGGCAATTTTCTACACAACCTTCTGACAACCCCCGCAAACCCGTCAGAAGCAGCTGACATCGGTACCTATAGCCTCCCTCTTAGAGTTGGCCTCCTTTCAAAAGAGGCCGTACTCGATGCCCGCTCAACACAAATACCGCCCGAAACACCTGGCGTTGGCCATTGCGTTTGCAGTGGGTTGCGCAGAATTTACAAACGCCCAAGAACTACCAGAGCATGCTGAACCGACGGGCCTCACTGAGGCAACCAAGCGGCCGGAATCTATACCGAACCCGTTTTCCCGGCTCCAAGCCTTTATCAATGCGGACAGCACCTTCAAAAAGGAGATTGATTCGCCCCAACCTGCTCGGCGAGGTATTTCTGTGAGACCGGAAGACAGAGATGACCTCATCATCGTCAAGAATGGTGGAAGCTTCGAAGGTCGGGTCGATGGCGGCAAAGGAACCAACGTCATACAACTTATTGGTACCGACGGTGGCCAATTGGGGAACACCCGCAACTTCAACGGTCTGTATGTTTCCCAAGGTTCTTGGACGTTGACCAGCACAGGAGATTTTCACGAAGGTGTGTTGGTGCTGAATGACGGGATACTGACCAATAAAGGAGAAATCGAAGGCGGAGCGATTGCAGCCGGAATGCTCTTCAACAACGGCGATATAAAGGGCCATGTGGACGTCTACGAGGAAGGTACTTTTGCAGGAGCAGGCACCATTGCTAGCCTGGATGTGCAGGGGCGTCTCACCGTCAACAGCTTGCATGGCGCCCCAAAGGTCAAAGGTGACTTGAATCTCTCCAAGACCGCTGTACTCGCCTATGAGGTCAATCCCGACGGCCGTCACGAAACGATCAAAGTCGACGGTACCGCCCGCCTCAGCGGTGCAACCCTGAAAATCGTCGCAGCATCGGGTGACTATCCGCAAACCACCCAGTACACCATCATCGAGGCCGACAAGGTCGATGGGCATTTCGGCAATATTGAAAACAATCTCGCATTCATGACGGCCACCCCGGACTACGGCGACGAAAAGGCCGTCCGCCTGACCTACGCTCGCAACGAAGTGACTTTCGAGAGTCTCGCGACGAACGAAAACGGTCGGGAACTCGCCCGCAGTATTGAAGAGCCCAAAGCCAGTCCGACGGCGCAGACACCTCCCAATACCGCTAACGCCGCTGTCACGGCCCTGCTCGCCTCCACCACCGAAACAGCCTCCCAGGCCATCAACCAACTGGACGGCGCCAACAACGCCAACCTTGCGAAAGCGACCCTGAACAGTGACAGCCCAATCAGCGCAACCATGCTCTCGGCCATGCGCCAGCTGGACAGCGCCCGTAGCTACAGCAATTCCACCAGGCGCAATGCACCACGCCTGGCCGCCGGCAGCGAAGACAATGGCCGAGTCTGGCTTCAAGCATTGGGTCACGGCGGGACGCTGGATCGCGACTATGACGCTCTGAAACACACAACCCACGGTCTGGTCCTGGGAGCTGATTGGGGCATCGATGAGGAATGGCGCATCGGGGTGATGAGCGGCAAATCCGAAACGCGCCTGGACAGCCGCGGACTCGACGGCGATCTCGACAGCTGGCATTTGGGAGCTTATACCCTACGTCAAAACGGACCGATGTCCCTGCGCCTGGGTGCGACCTACAGCAGTCACGATGGCAGCACTAAACGCCGGGTTGCCTTCAAAGGTTTCAGCGACCGCCCCGAAGGCCGTTACGGTGCCAACACCCAGCAAGCCTTTGCGGAATTGGGTTACAACCTGGGGCGGGCGAACATCAGCATCGAACCGTTTGCCAGCCTGGGCTACCAGCGCTATCAGCGCGACGCCTACACGGAAAAAGGTGGCGCAGCGGCGCTGAAGGTACACGGTCAAACGCAGAACAATTTAAACAGCACATTCGGCCTGCGGCTGGCGAAGCTCAACACTCTGGATAACGGCATGCAACTGACGCCACGGTTCAGTGCCAGCTGGAAACACACTTACGGGGACGTCTACAGCGATACTCGCCAACGATTGGTTACGGGCGGAAAAAACTTCACCGTTTCCGGTGCGCCGCTGGATCGTGACAGTCTGCTGGTCGATGCAGCGCTGGACCTTGGATTGTCAGCAAAACACACCTTGGGCGTCGGTCTCTCTGGCGAGATCGGCACCGACAGCCGCAACCACGGCGTGACGGGGCAATGGCGAATGAGTTTCTAACAGCCACAAACCCGGGGCGAAAAAAAAAGGGGAGCACATGCCCCCCCGAGGTTTAAAACGGTATATCGAGGCTGTTAACTCAGCCTTCGATCTCGATCAGAATCTCGCCCGGGTTCACCCGGTCGCCCTTGGCCACGTGGATGGCGGTGACTTTGCCGGCGATGGCCGATTGGACTTCGGTTTCCATCTTCATCGCTTCGGTGATCAGCACGGCCTGGCCGGCTTTCACGGTGTCGCCTTCCTTGACCAGCACATCGACGATGTTGCCCGGCATGGTGGTGCTGACGTGACCCGGTGCAGTGGCTTGCTTGCGCTTGCTGCTGCCACCGCTGACGAACTCGTTGAGTGGTTCGAACACCACTTCTTCCGGCATGCCGTCGATGGACAGGTAGAAGTGGCGCTTGCCTTCCGACTTGACGCCGACACCGGTGATGTCGACGCGGTAGGTCTCGCCGTGAACGTCGATGACGAACTCGGTCGGCACGCCTTCGCCGCCGGCCGACGCCACGCCGCCCGCTTCCGGAATCGGCAACAGCACTTCTGGCGTGAGGGTGCCGGCTGCGCGTTCTTCGAGGAACTTGCGGCCGATGTCCGGAAACATGGCGTAGGTCAGCACGTCTTCTTCAGACTTGGCCACGGCGCCAATTTCGGCACGCAACTTGGTCATCTCCGGCTTGAGCAGATCGGCCGGACGCACGTCGATCACTTCTTCGCTGCCGATTGCCTGACGACGCAGCTTTTCGTTCACGGTGCCCGGCGCTTTGCCGTAGCCGCCTTGCAGGTAGAGCTTCACTTCGTTGGTGATGGTCTTGTAGCGCTCGCCGGCCAGCACGTTGAAAAACGCCTGAGTACCGACGATTTGCGAGGTCGGGGTCACCAGCGGCGGGAAACCGAGGTCTTCACGAACGCGCGGGATTTCCGCAAGCACTTCCGCCATGCGATTCAGGGCGCCCTGCTCTTTCAACTGGTTGGCCAGGTTGGAGATCATCCCGCCCGGTACCTGGTTGACTTGAACGCGGGTGTCGACGGCGGTGAATTCGCTTTCGAACTGGTGGTACTTCTTGCGCACGGCGTAGAAGTACAAGCCGATTTCCTGCAACAGCTCCAGGTTCAGGCCGGTATCGAACTCGCTGCCTTTAAGGGCGGCGACCATCGATTCGGTGCCCGGATGGCTGGTGCCCCAAGCGAAGCTGGAGATCGCGGTGTCGATATGGTCGGCGCCGTTTTCGATGCCCTTGAGTTGGCACATCGCAGCCAAACCAGCAGTGTCGTGGGAATGGATGAACACCGGCAGCGACTGCTCGGCTTTCAGTGCCTTGACCAGCTCACCCGTAGCGTACGGGGTCAGCAGACCGGCCATGTCTTTGATCGCCACCGAGTCGCAACCCATGGCTTCCATTTGCTTGGCCTGCGCCACGAAAGCCTCGATGGTGTGCACCGGGCTGGTGGTGTAGGCGATGGTGCCCTGGGCGTGTTTGCCAGCTGCCTTCACTGCTTCGATGGCCACGCGCAGGTTACGCACGTCGTTCATCGCGTCGAAGATGCGGAACACGTCGATGCCGTTGACCGCGGCCTTGGCGACGAAGGCTTTGACCACGTCGTCGCTATAATGGCGATAACCGAGCAGGTTCTGGCCACGCAGGAGCATTTGCAGACGGGTATTAGGCAACGCCGCGCGCAGTTGGCGCAGACGCTCCCACGGGTCTTCTTTCAGGAAGCGTACGCAGGCGTCGAAGGTCGCGCCGCCCCAGCACTCCAGCGACCAGTAGCCGACTTTGTCGAGCTTGTCGCAGATCGGCAGCATGTCTTCGGTGCGCATGCGGGTGGCGAGCAGCGATTGGTGGGCGTCGCGCAGGATTGTGTCGGTAACGTGGATTTTCTTAGTCATTGGAATATTCCTCACAGGCCTGCGTGGGCGGCGATGGCGGCGGCGATGGCCAGGGCCAGCTCTTCGGGTTTGCGCTTGATCGAGTAGTTGGTCAGTTCAGGGTGGCTTTCAACGAAGCTGGTGTTGAACTGGCCGCTACGGAATTCCGGGTTACGGAGGATTTCCTGGTAATACGCGGCGGTGGTCTTGACCCCTTGCAGACGCATGTCGTCCAGAGCTCGCAAGCCACGGTCCATCGCTTCTTCCCAAGTCAGCGCCCAGACCACCAGTTTCAGGCACATGGAATCGTAGAACGGCGGAATGGTGTAGCCGGTGTAGATCGCTGTATCGGTGCGCACGCCGGGACCGCCAGGCGCGTAGTAACGGGTGATCTTGCCGAAGCTCGGCAGGAAGTTGTTTTTCGGGTCTTCGGCGTTAATCCGGAACTGCAGCGCGAAACCGCGGTGCTGGATGTCTTCCTGTTTCACCGAAAGCGGCAGGCCGGAGGCGATGCGGATCTGCTCGCGAACGATGTCGATGCCGGTAATTTCTTCGGTGATGGTGTGTTCCACCTGCACCCGGGTGTTCATCTCCATGAAGTACACCTCGCCCTCGGCGAGCAGGAACTCCACGGTGCCGGCGTTCTCGTAGCCCACGGCCTTGGCTGCGCGCACCGACAGGTCGCCGATATAGGCGCGCTGTTCCGGGGTCAGTTGTGGGCTCGGAGCGATCTCGATCAGCTTCTGGTTGCGACGCTGGATCGAGCAGTCACGCTCGAACAGGTGCACTACGTTGCCAAAGCTGTCGCCGAGAATCTGCGCTTCGATGTGCTTCGGATTGACGATGCATTTTTCCAGGAACACTTCCGCCGAACCGAAAGCCTTGGTGGCTTCGGAAATCACTCGTGGAAAGGCTTGTTCGAGTTCTTCGCGGCTGTTGCAGCGACGAATGCCGCGGCCGCCACCACCGGATGTGGCCTTGAGCATCACCGGGTAACCGATGCGGTCACCTTCGGTCAGGGCTTCTTCGATGCCCGACACGTTGCCTTCGGTGCCTGGGGTGACCGGTACGCCGGCCTTGATCATGCTGCGGCGCGCTTCGGTCTTGTCGCCCATGCGGCGAATCACTTCAGCCGATGGACCAATGAATTTGATACCGCGTTCGGCGCAGATGTCCGCCAGCTCGGCATTTTCCGAAAGGAAGCCGTAGCCAGGGTGCAATGCATCGCAACCGGTTTCCACCGCCAGATTCACCAGCTTGCGCGGGTTCAGATAGCCGGCCAGTGGTTCAGCACCGATGCTGTGGGCCTCGTCCGCACGCTTCACATGCAAGGCATGGCGGTCGGCGTCGGAATAGATCGCGACCGAGCGAATGCCCATTTCCGCGCAGGCACGCACGATTCGTACGGCAATCTCACCACGGTTGGCGATCAGGATCTTTTTTATCACTTGGAGGTTCCCTTGAGCCGGTGGTACCCACGACCTGTCACACCAGGTCGACGCGTGACCAAATGTTTCAATTCAGTCGCAGCTCCACACTAGCTCTCGCAAGGGATTAACAAAAATGAATAATAATTGGGTTACACATAAGCAAAGACTTATAGTTGAGGCATCAGCCTCCGCTCAGGATCTCTAGAAAATGCGTAAGTCATTGATGCGTATGACATTGCGTCAATTGCAGATCTTCAATGAGGTGTGCGATTTAAGGTCCTACAGCCGCGCTGCCGACGAAATGTCTCTCACACAACCTGCCGTGAGCCTACAGATTCGTCAACTCGAAGAGCTGATCGGACAACCGTTGTTCGATTATGTCGGCAAAAAACTCTACATGACCGAGGCGGCCGAAGCACTGCAGCGCGCCAGCCGGGATATTTTCGGGCGCCTGGAAAACCTCGATATGCAGCTATCGGACATGCAAGGCTCATTGCAGGGTCAGCTGAAACTGGCGGTGGAATCCAGCGCCAAGTATTTCGTACCGCATCTGTTTGCCGCCTTCAAGCGCCAGCACCCGGAAGTAAACCTGCACCTGACAGTGGTCAATCGTGGCCAGGTTATTCGGCGACTGTCGGACAACCGTGATGACTTGGTGATCATGTCGATGGTCCCACAAGACATGGGGCTGGAGTTTCTGCCGTTCCTCAACAACCCGATTGTAGCCGTGGCGCCGCCGGATCATCCGCTGTGCCACATGGGGCCGTTGCGCTTGCAGGATCTGGAACCCTACACGCTGCTGTTGCGCGAACCCGGTTCCGGTACGCGATTGGCGTGCGAAGAGTATTTCAAAGAGAAGCGCGTGCATTTCACCCAGACCCAGGAGGTCGCCTCGGCCGAAGCTCAGCGTGAATGCGTATTGGCGGGTCTGGGCCTGGCGCTATTGACGCGCCACGCCCTGAACCTTGAGTTGGCGACCGGCGCCCTGATTGAGCTGCCGGTCGAAGAGCTGCCGCTGCTGCGTAGCTGGTGCCTGGTGCAGGCCAAGGCCAAACGGCTGTCGCCGGTGGCCCACGCATTCCTTGCGTTTATCCGCAGCGAACGGACGCAGATCAGCGCGTTGGTTGGGCGTTTCGACGGGAAGCTACCGGTGCTGCCTGCCAATAGTTGAGTTCGAGGTCTTCAGGAAAATCGCCAATTTCGGCCAGTAGCTGGCGGCGTTCGCAGCGATCTTCGATGGCGCGGCGAAATTCCATGCGGCGCTGATCTTCTTGCTGACGACGGGTCTTGACGGCGCTGTTGCGTTCTTCGTAGGGCTGAGCCATTTCGAGTCTCCCAAGGCGAGTACGGGAGTTACAAGATAGGTGCGAGGGATGACGGTTTGGCGGCGGGAGGGTTACAGAGGTGTGAACATTGGCAGATGACAGGGTGTTTTTGAGGACGCCTTCGCGGGCAAGCCCGCGAAAAGGTCGGAACGACCTTCCGGCAATATCAGATCGAGCTCAATCGTCGAGGGCTTTTACTGACTTGGGCGACAGCCGCAAGCTGCGAAGGCTGCGTTTGACGCTTTTCAGGTGATTGACCAGGCTCGGACCGCGGGCCATGGCCACACCCATCGCCAGCACATCGATCACCACCAGGTGCGCAATGCGCGACGTCAGCGGCGTATAGATTTCGGTGTCTTCGTGCACATCGATCGCCAGATTGACGGTCGACAGCTCGGCCAACGGCGTCTGGCTCGGGCACAACGTGATCAACGAAGCGCCACTCTCGCGCACCAGATTGGCGGTGATCAACAGATCCTTGGAACGCCCCGACTGGGAAATGCAGATCGCCACGTCGCTCGGTTTCAGGGTAACCGCCGACATCGCCTGCATGTGCGGGTCGGAATACGCCGCTGCAGTCAGCAGCAAACGGAAGAACTTGTGCTGGGCATCCGCCGCCACTGCGCCCGAAGCACCGAATCCATAGAACTCGACACGCTGGGCCTGAGACATGAGCGACACCGCCCTCTGCAACTCCACCGGATCGAGTTTCTCGCGAACTTCCATCAGGGTGTGCAGGGTGGTGTCGAAGATTTTCAGGCTGTAATCGGCGACCGAATCGTCTTCATGGATCGCGAATTGCCCGAAGCTCGCGCCAGCCGCCAGGCTTTGCGCCAGTTTCAGCTTCAAATCCTGAAACCCGGAGCAACCGATGGCGCGGCAAAACCGCACGATGGTCGGCTCGCTGATGCCCACGCTGTGGGCCAGGTCGGCCATGGAACTGTGCATCACCGCCGCAGGATCAAGCAGCACGTGGTCGGCGACCTTGAGCTCCGACTTGCGTAACAGGTGGCGTGACTGGGCGATGTGTTGCAGCAGATTCAAGGGGCTGGACTCTTTGTTATTGGCAGGTGCCGGGGATGTAGCACGCTTGTAGTTATACTACATGAATCGGCTTTTTGCCTGCTCAATGCGTAACTCAATGTCCCCATTTCATGCATGATGGGCTTCATGTAGCCCTCTCGGTCCGTGTAGCAGCTGGCGAAGCCTGCGTTCGGCTGCGAAGCAGTGGTGAAGATGAATACGGTTTAACAGGAAAAATCCGGTTTCGCAGGTTTTACGACTGCTACGCAGCCGAACGCAGCCTTCGGCAGCTGCTACAAAGGGTTGGCGTCGCGACGTAAAAGCTCGGCCAGGTCGGCGGCCTCGACCGGACGGCTGACCCAATAGCCCTGTACTTCATCGCAGCGCTCGGCTTTCAGAAACTCCAACTGCTCCGGTCGCTCGACGCCTTCAGCCACCACTTTCAGCGACAGGCCATGCGCCATCGCGATAATCGCCCGGGTGATCGCCGCATCTTCACTGCTCTCCCCCAGCCCACGGATAAATGCCTGATCGATTTTCACGTAGTCCACGGGGATGCGCTTGAGGTAGTTCAGAGACGAATAGCCAGTGCCAAAATCGTCGATCGCCAGCTTCACCCCAAGGTCGCGCAACTGCTGGAAGGTCGCAATGATGTGCTCGACGCTGTCCAGCAACTGGCTTTCGGTGAGTTCCAGTTCCAGGTAGTGCGGCGCCAGACCGGTTTCCTCCAGCACCTGGCGCACCAGGCTGACCAGTTTTCCCTGACGCAGTTGATGCACCGACAGGTTGACCGACACCCGAATCGGCTCCAGTCCCTGACGCTGCCACTCACAAGCTTGCCAACAGGCCTGGCGCAAAACGAACTCGCCGATAGCACCGATCAACCCGGTTTCCTCGGCCAGACCGATGAAATCCCCCGGCGGTACCTGGCCCAGGGTCGGATGATTCCAGCGTACCAACGCCTCGGCGGCATTCAGCCGGCCGGTGGCGAGGCAGAGTTTCGGTTGATAAAACACTTTCAGCTGCTTTTCTTCGATGGCTTTGCGCAATTGGTTCTCGAGCTGCAAACGCTCGAGCGTGCTGGCTTGCAGGCTGTCTGTATAGAACTGGAAGTTGTTGCCGCCCAAGTGTTTGGCATGCTGCATGGCCATGTTCGACTGGCTGACCAGCGCAGAAATCTCCCGCGCGGTGTCCGGCAAGAGGCTGATGCCCATGGATGCGCTCATCACCAGTTCATGCCCCTGGACGGTGATCGGCAAACGCAGTTTGGTCGACAATCGGGTCGCCACACGCGCCAGGCTCGACAGGTTGCCGTAGGCGTCGAACAGCACCGCAAATTCATCGCCGGACAACCGGGCGATGG
This genomic stretch from Pseudomonas wuhanensis harbors:
- the hexR gene encoding transcriptional regulator HexR, translated to MNLLQHIAQSRHLLRKSELKVADHVLLDPAAVMHSSMADLAHSVGISEPTIVRFCRAIGCSGFQDLKLKLAQSLAAGASFGQFAIHEDDSVADYSLKIFDTTLHTLMEVREKLDPVELQRAVSLMSQAQRVEFYGFGASGAVAADAQHKFFRLLLTAAAYSDPHMQAMSAVTLKPSDVAICISQSGRSKDLLITANLVRESGASLITLCPSQTPLAELSTVNLAIDVHEDTEIYTPLTSRIAHLVVIDVLAMGVAMARGPSLVNHLKSVKRSLRSLRLSPKSVKALDD